A stretch of DNA from Spirosoma endbachense:
ATTCAGATGCCGCTTTACAATCCGCTGGATGAGAACCGGATAAGCCGGAACACCCTTATCACTGACCACCAAATAAACAGCATCGGCCTGCCCGGAAAAGGCTTCATTTTTCACATGATTATACTGGAGAATAAGCTCATATAGTGGCTGAGTAAGCGGTATAATCCGGTGTTTATTCCGCTTGCCGAGCACCATGATGGTTTTTTCGTACAGGTTTACGTCGACCGTTTTCAGGCCCGTCAGCTCACTCAGCCGGATGCCTGTGCCATAGAGCAATTCAAGCACTAATTTGTCGCGAATACCCTCAAACGTATCCGGGAAATCGATGTCGTTTAATAGCATTTCCATCGGCTTCTCCTCTACATACATCGGCAGTTTTTTGCTGGTTTTCAGCGCCTGTACTTTCGTCATCGGGTCAATCGTAATGACTTTCCGACGCAGTAAAAAACCGTAATAACACCGAAGTGTCGCGATTTTACGGTTTACCGACGTTTTATCCAGCCCAGCTTCGACCAGGCTCACAATCCATGACCGAATGTGCCGAAAATCAGCCTGTTCGGGCTGGTCGATATTACACTCTGCAACCAGAAACTTACTGAACTGCTCCAGATCATTCGCATAAGCCGTCAATGTATGATGGCTCAGCCGTTTTTCGTAGCGGATATACTGGAGGAAGTTTTCTGGACCAGGATTCATTTGATTTTATTGATTACGATGACGTCTGAACTACCCTGAACGACAGAAAATAGCCGATTTGTATAACTTCTCTGGCTTTGCACTACCAAATCTAATCGGTTCTTTGTGGGAATGACTAAAAAGGACAAACAAAAAAGCAGCAAACATCCCTGCTTGCTGCTCCTGAGTCCTGGTTGGCGCATGAATTTGCTGACTGCGCAATCAACGAACTATGTCCAACTGTGCATCACCGGCAAATCAGAAGGCTAAATTGCCCTATTGCTCGGTATGGTTGCCGTACATTCTTTCTTTGTACGCAGCCTTGATGATCTCTGTGCGACGCTTTACCGACGGTTTTTGGAAAGCCGTCCGCGACCGCAACTGCCGCAACACGCCCGTTTTCTCGAACTTCTTTTTGAAGCGTTTGAGGGCCTTGTCAATCGACTCGTTGTCTTTTACGTTAATGATAAGCATGTTTTAAATATTGTATTTTAGCTAAAACCGGACGGCAAAGATAATAGATTTGCTACTATGAAACAAGCTATTATTGACTTAGGAACCAATACATTTCACCTGCTTATCGTCGAAAAATCCGACTCAGGGTATAAGCTCCTGTTCCGCGAAAGCCGCCCGGCTAAAATCGGGCAGGCAGGAATTAATCAGGGCATTATCACCGAAGAAGGTATCGGTCGTGCGCTGGATGTGTTGACGTATTTCCGGCAAGTGCTCGATCAGTATAGTGTAGTGCCAGAGCAGGTCGTAGCAATGGGGACAAGCGCCATTCGCGTCGCCCGTAATCAGCGTGAGTTTATTGACCGTGTCCAAGAGGCAACCGGCATTTCGATTCAGGTTATCTCGGGTGAGTCGGAGGCTGAATACATCTACAAAGGTGTACGATTTGCCGGAGCGCTAACCGATTCAACAGCACTGGTGATGGACATCGGCGGTGGTAGTGTCGAGTTTATTCTGAGCAACCAGAGCCGGGTTTTCTGGAAACAGAGTTTTGAGATTGGGGGGCAACGTTTACGGGAACGGTTTATGACGAGCGACCCCATTGCAGCCGGTAGCATCCGCCGACTACACGACTATTTCCAGGAACAATTACTACCGCTGGCAAATGCCGTTCACCAGTATCATCCGGCGGTATTAGTTGGCTCATCGGGTTCGTTCGATACGCTGATCGATATGTGGTTTATGCACGAACACGGTCACTTACCCGATCCAGAACAAAGCACGTTTACATTGCCAGTTGCCGAGTTTTACCGTGCCTATGAATTACTCGTTACCCGCAATCATGCCGATCGTATGCAGATTCCTGGCATGATCGAACTACGAGTCGATATGATCGTTGTGGCGGTTTGCCTGATTGATTATGTACTAAAAACCTATGGTATTTCGCAAATCCAAACGTCTACCTATTCATTGAAAGAAGGCGTTTTAGCATCGCTTCATTATTGATATCAGCAAAGAAGTCGATGGTGTTAGGTGGTGTCGGGTTCGTAAAGATGCTGTGTCGGTTTTGAGAAACCGACACAGCGAAGAGGGAAGCCAGCTAAGCAACTTGACGGAGTTAATTACCTAACAGTAAATGAAAGATGGTTAATGGGAAATGTATACTGCTTTACAGCGTATAACAGGTAAGTTTTGAGCAACTAAAGCTTTTAACGTCGTCATCCATTATTCTATCGTTCATTATACATTCTCCATCAGTCATTTTATAAAATGAAAGCCGAAACCAATGAACGCTCGTCGTATCGTAATTTGATTTATACTGCATTAATCATTGTGGCTGTAGTCGTGGCGCTCACGTTTCCGGGGCCATTTACAGAGATCAATGGTTTTTCGCTAAAAAAACTGATTGTCCCGTTGCTGCAGATCATTATGCTGGGCATGGGTACGACCATGTCAATCAAAGACTTCGAAGGCGTCATTCAGCAACCACGAGCCGTATTTATTGGTGTGTCCTGCCACTTCCTCATTATGCCGCTGCTGGGTTTTACATTAGCCAATGTATTTAGTTTCCCGCCAGAAATTGCTGCGGGTGTTGTACTGATCGGTTGCTCGCCGAGCGGGCTGGCCTCGAATGTAATGTGCTTTATAGCGAAAGCCAATGTGCCGCTTTCGATCACAATAACCACACTGGCAACCTTGCTGGCTCCCTTCCTGATGCCTGCCCTGATGAAATTGCTGGCCGGTCAGTTTATCGAAATTTCGCTTTGGGATATGATGATCCATATTACGCAGATTGTGATTGTGCCGGTGGTAGTGGGACTGATTCTGAACCGTATTTTCCATAAGTCAGCCGTCATGATTAACCGCGTTATGCCCCTGCTTTCGATGGCGGGCATCGTTCTTATCGTTGCGATTATCACAGCAGCCGGGCGCGACAGCCTGCTTACTGTTGGCTGGACGCTGGCTCTCTGCGTACTGATTCATAACCTGACGGGCTTCACACTGGGCTATTGGGCTGCCCGACTCTTCGGCATGGATGAGCAAAGTTGCCGTACGGTTGCTATTGAAGTGGGGTTACAAAACGGCGGGCTGGCATCTGGCATTGCGGTGCAGATGGGTAAGGTTGCTACCGTAGGACTGGCTCCTGCTCTGTTCGGTCCAATCATGAACACAACCGGCTCGCTACTAGCCACATACTGGAGTCAGCATCCACCGAAAGAAATAGCGCTTGACAATACATCTCCCCAGTCGATGAAAGCTCAGGACGCTTAATAGGTTTGCAGTTGACTTGTCAAGGCATTATTGCATCCGGTTTTGATGAGTCGGGTAATCTCTATCTTTTCCGAACTCAATTATCGTGTTCTGAATGTCGGGGTGGGCCCTGCCACGATTCCTGGTGACGATTAATAAACCGTGGCAGGGCCCACTCCGACGCTCAGAACACGACAATACAGGCAATTGCGGGGCAAAAACCCAGGATAAATTTTATATTCCTTCGTTTTAAAAACCTCTATATTAGCAAGGCTATAACACTTGAAATTGGGCACTCTTCCAGGCTACTACAATGAAAATTATCACTATACTATTTGCGTTTCTATTGGGCCTATCAACCCTTACATCCGCTCAGACTAAATCCGTTGAAAACGAAAAATTCGTTTTCCTGAATAATGGCGCTACGATCGGAATGATTGTTAAATCGGTTCTAAAAGCCGATAAACAACGACTTAAGCTTACCGACCAGCAACTGCCCAAAGCCAAACAGATTATTACCGATGCTACTGTAAAGTATAATGAGGGCGTAAAACAATTAAAAAAGTCGGGACTCAATAATCAAAAACTGAGAGTGCTGGCCGTTGCGGTAGAAACCGAAAAAGTACACCAGTATAAGACCATACTGACACCAGACCAATACGCTATATTGGTCGCTCAGCACAAGAAAGTCTACCCCGAAAGCAAAGTCTAGGATTACAGCACCAGTGAATTGCTATTTTTGATAAACCACAAGTTGCATATACAACTTTTCTTTATAATCTTTACCCGATGGATGCTGACAATTATTGCATAGCCGGGCGGCTCAGAATGCTGGCCCGAATCGTAACGAGTCGGTATAACGAAGCTTTTGCACCACTCGGCGTAACATTCGCGCAGGCGGGTTTATTGATGAATATCTTCGCCCGACCGGGTGTAAAGCAGGCCGAACTGGGAAAATTGTTGCAGATCGAAAAGTCGGCGATGAACCGGGATGTGCAACTACTGCAAAAAAACGGCTGGCTGACTGACAATCTACGGAATGGCCTTTACCTGACTAGCGAAGGAACCACACTAGCCAAACAATGCCACAAAATCTGGAAGGTTATGAATCAGGCGGTTCGCGATGAGCTTGGCCAGGACGCGATAGGCGGTCTGACGATACTTTCCGAAAAATTAATTGCTAAATCATAAGAACCATCGTCAGGCCATAGGCTGACTCGTACACTCAAAGCCATGAAAACCGAACTGCTTACCCAACTCTGGAGCCAGCACCAGCAGATTATTCAGGCTGCACTTAGCAAGCTAAACGACGAAAATCGTAAAAATCGACTCATCGCTGAAACGGCCTCTGTAGGATTTATCGCCCTGCATATGGCCGAAACAATGCTATTTTTTTCGGGCTTCCTGTTCAAGTCGCTGGTAGATTTCAGACCATTGACCCTACGCATGACCGACGAAGGCCACGATATTGAACTAAACCAGATAAACAACCTGATGCAGCGGGCAATGGCTACCCTGACTAATGGTTTTTCAGGATTAACCGATGAGCAATGGGATGAAGTTCTCCAGTCGCCATTTGGTGAACTAACCCGTCAACAGGGTTTAGTCAGGCTAATGCATCATAATTCACACCACATCGGACAAATCGTGCAGGCAATGAAAAAAGGGAAAGAATTTGTCCTTTGATAGGCGGTCGAGTACCTGTACAACCTCATTAAGCTTAACTCATCAATTATAACAACGGCATTTATGGTACCGAATGAACTTGAGCAGACAGAACGCACTCGTACCTATTCATGGGAAGACCAATCGATTGGCGCGAAAGTAGGTGCTACATTATCGGGAATGGATTATCTGCTGGGCATGATGGCGGGAAAATACCCAGCCCCCGCCATTGCCCATACGCTCGATATGGGTATTGAATCGGTCGAAGAGGGCAAAGTCATCTTCTCAATCGTGCCGCAGGAGTTTCATTATAACCCAATCGGAGCGGTTCATGGTGGTGTTTTCTGTACTATGCTCGACTCGGCTTTAGCCTGTGCGATTCATTCGACCTTACCGGCCGGTATGGGTTATACGACACTCGAATTGAAGGTTAATCTGGTTCGGCCATTAACGGTTAATACCGGCAAAGTGCTGGCAATCGGTACGCTTATACACGCAGGTCGGACGATAGCCACTGCCGAAGGTAAAATTGTGGATGAGCATGGCAAACTTTACGCACACGCCACCACAACCTGTATGCTATTTCCCTGGAAATAACCAGCTTCAGACTCCTGTCAACACGACGTTCAGCACCTCTACTCATGATCGAGCATCACCTCAGTGTCAAGCGTACGGCCCGCTATTACACGATTGGCGCATTAACCGACCGCACAAAAAATGTCTGGTTCTGCCTTCACGGATTCGGGCAATTAGCCCAGTATTTTGGCCGAAAGTTTACGGGCCTGCCAGACGACCAGACGTTTATAATTGTACCTGAGGGGCTATCCCGATTGTACTTAGACAATGATTATCAACGCATTGGGGCTTCATGGCTAACTCGTGAGGATCGGGAATGTGAGATCAGTGACTTTTTGGCCTATCTGAATTCGTTGTATGACCTTATTCTAGACGGCCATTCCGATGACGATCTGCACGTCACGCTGCTTGGTTTTTCACAGGGCGCAGCCACTGCCTGCCGGTGGCTAAATGATGGCCACATCCAGGCCAATCGGTTAATTCTCTGGGCTGGGTATTTTCCTAATGGCTTGCGCGAGTTGATTGACCCCGCTAAACTCGCAAACGTTGATGCACACTACGTTTATGGCCGACAAGATCAATACATTGCTCAATTAGACAATGTTGACCAGTATTTATACCAGCTCCAGATCGATGCTCCAGGGCTGAAAATAACCCCCTTTAATGGCGGTCATCAGGTAAATCCAGATGTTCTAACCGAGCTTGTTACGGCCTCATAGCGTTTCTGCTACCCTAACTACTGATCGTTTCAGCAAAATGTAGCTACATTTTGCTTTTTTGTTTTAACACCAACCTACCTTCCAGTCAATTTAAGTATCGGTAAAAAACTTTTCATGTAAGCTTAACGAATATTGTGGTGTAGAATTAGGTTGTTTTTCATAAATTTCGACTATAAACCCAATAACGTAAACTACAAAATAATTAAAATATAATTTTAGTAACAAATTTCATAATCTGATCATGTCTATACTCACCAGAAATAATGTACGACTGCTTGGCAATCAGCAAGCTGACAAAACATTAGTATTTGCTCATGGGTTTGGCACAGATCAAACGGCCTGGAGTGAAGTGGCCCCTGCTTTTTTTGACGATTGCCGGGTTGTTTTATTCGATTATGTAGGTGCCAACGAAAAAACTGTCCCATTCTTTAACCCAA
This window harbors:
- a CDS encoding PaaI family thioesterase, with translation MVPNELEQTERTRTYSWEDQSIGAKVGATLSGMDYLLGMMAGKYPAPAIAHTLDMGIESVEEGKVIFSIVPQEFHYNPIGAVHGGVFCTMLDSALACAIHSTLPAGMGYTTLELKVNLVRPLTVNTGKVLAIGTLIHAGRTIATAEGKIVDEHGKLYAHATTTCMLFPWK
- a CDS encoding alpha/beta hydrolase, with protein sequence MIEHHLSVKRTARYYTIGALTDRTKNVWFCLHGFGQLAQYFGRKFTGLPDDQTFIIVPEGLSRLYLDNDYQRIGASWLTREDRECEISDFLAYLNSLYDLILDGHSDDDLHVTLLGFSQGAATACRWLNDGHIQANRLILWAGYFPNGLRELIDPAKLANVDAHYVYGRQDQYIAQLDNVDQYLYQLQIDAPGLKITPFNGGHQVNPDVLTELVTAS
- a CDS encoding MarR family winged helix-turn-helix transcriptional regulator, whose translation is MDADNYCIAGRLRMLARIVTSRYNEAFAPLGVTFAQAGLLMNIFARPGVKQAELGKLLQIEKSAMNRDVQLLQKNGWLTDNLRNGLYLTSEGTTLAKQCHKIWKVMNQAVRDELGQDAIGGLTILSEKLIAKS
- a CDS encoding DinB family protein; this encodes MKTELLTQLWSQHQQIIQAALSKLNDENRKNRLIAETASVGFIALHMAETMLFFSGFLFKSLVDFRPLTLRMTDEGHDIELNQINNLMQRAMATLTNGFSGLTDEQWDEVLQSPFGELTRQQGLVRLMHHNSHHIGQIVQAMKKGKEFVL
- a CDS encoding tyrosine-type recombinase/integrase, producing MNPGPENFLQYIRYEKRLSHHTLTAYANDLEQFSKFLVAECNIDQPEQADFRHIRSWIVSLVEAGLDKTSVNRKIATLRCYYGFLLRRKVITIDPMTKVQALKTSKKLPMYVEEKPMEMLLNDIDFPDTFEGIRDKLVLELLYGTGIRLSELTGLKTVDVNLYEKTIMVLGKRNKHRIIPLTQPLYELILQYNHVKNEAFSGQADAVYLVVSDKGVPAYPVLIQRIVKRHLNLVTTLEKKSPHILRHSFATHLLNRGADLNAIKDLLGHSSLAATQIYTHTSLEQLKKTYDQAHPKAKK
- a CDS encoding bile acid:sodium symporter family protein → MKAETNERSSYRNLIYTALIIVAVVVALTFPGPFTEINGFSLKKLIVPLLQIIMLGMGTTMSIKDFEGVIQQPRAVFIGVSCHFLIMPLLGFTLANVFSFPPEIAAGVVLIGCSPSGLASNVMCFIAKANVPLSITITTLATLLAPFLMPALMKLLAGQFIEISLWDMMIHITQIVIVPVVVGLILNRIFHKSAVMINRVMPLLSMAGIVLIVAIITAAGRDSLLTVGWTLALCVLIHNLTGFTLGYWAARLFGMDEQSCRTVAIEVGLQNGGLASGIAVQMGKVATVGLAPALFGPIMNTTGSLLATYWSQHPPKEIALDNTSPQSMKAQDA
- a CDS encoding Ppx/GppA phosphatase family protein: MKQAIIDLGTNTFHLLIVEKSDSGYKLLFRESRPAKIGQAGINQGIITEEGIGRALDVLTYFRQVLDQYSVVPEQVVAMGTSAIRVARNQREFIDRVQEATGISIQVISGESEAEYIYKGVRFAGALTDSTALVMDIGGGSVEFILSNQSRVFWKQSFEIGGQRLRERFMTSDPIAAGSIRRLHDYFQEQLLPLANAVHQYHPAVLVGSSGSFDTLIDMWFMHEHGHLPDPEQSTFTLPVAEFYRAYELLVTRNHADRMQIPGMIELRVDMIVVAVCLIDYVLKTYGISQIQTSTYSLKEGVLASLHY
- the rpsU gene encoding 30S ribosomal protein S21, with protein sequence MLIINVKDNESIDKALKRFKKKFEKTGVLRQLRSRTAFQKPSVKRRTEIIKAAYKERMYGNHTEQ